The genome window TATGAGCCATATCAACCATCAAATACGCTCCAATTTCATCTGCAATTTCACGAAACCATTTCCAATCCCATACGCGTGAGTAAGCCGATCCACCTGCTAAAATAAGCTTTGGCTTATGCTCTTTTGCCAAACGCTCTACCTCCTCCATATCCAGAAGTTGATCTTCTTGACGCACACCATAAGAAACAACATTAAACCATTTGCCTGACATATTAACGGGTGAACCATGAGTGAGATGACCACCAGAATTCAAATCCAGCCCCATAAATGTATCACCGGGCTGAAGCAAGGCTAAAAATACAGCTTGATTCATTTGGCTACCAGAATTAGGCTGAACATTTACAAAAGCTGCATCAAAAAGCTTTTTTGCTCGTTCAATTGCTAATTCTTCAACCAAATCAACAAAATGACAACCACCATAATAACGTTTTCCTGGATAACCCTCTGCGTACTTATTGGTCAAAATCGATCCCTGTGCTTCAAGAACTGCCCTTGAAACAATATTTTCTGAGGCGATTAATTCAATCTCATAGCGCTGACGTTGAAGCTCACCATTGATTGCATCAAACATTACAGAATCAGCAACTTGTAAACTATCATTAAAAAAACATTCATGCAGATCATTTGCTGGCTTGGTCATAAATATGTCCTAACATTAAAATTAAAGTAATAGAAGGTAACACAGCAAATCTTATAGACAAAATCTTTTGAAAAATTTAAATTTAAAACTGTAAATACAGTAAGAATTCAGCCTATGCTTTTGTTATTTTAAGAAATAAACGCTATCTTCACAAAAATAAATAATGCACAAATTACATGCTAAAACTTATATACGTAATTTATTACACCCTTTTCAAACAGGAAAAATAATAAGCTGTAGTTCTAAGATATCCAATCATTTATTGAATATGATATTAAAAGCTAGACCTAACAGAAAAAATTGAATTTAAGGATAACGGATGGCAACAAAAATTTTTATTGATGGTGAACACGGAACAACTGGACTACAAATACAAAAACGATTAGCAAAACGTTCTGATTTAGAGTTGTTATCTATTCCTCATGAAGATCGACATAAACTTGATTCTCGAAAAGATTGTCTTAATGAAGCTGACATTGTTATTTTATGTCTTCCAGATAAAGCCGCACGAGAAACAATTAAACTACTTAAAAATAACAAAAAAATTAGAGTTATTGACAGCTCAACAGCACACCGTATTGCTCCAAATTGGGTCTACGGCTTTCCTGAAATGACAACAGGACAAAAAAACATATACAAGAAGCACGCTACGTTGCAAATCCTGGATGTTATCCAACTGGTGCAATTAGTTTGATTCGACCATTACGTGAAGCAGGTTTAATAGATTCTCATTACCCAATATCAATTAACGCTATATCTGGTTATACCGGTGGTGGTAAACAATTAATTGCTCAAATGGAAAATCAATCTCGGCAAGACTCCTTAAAGGAAAACTATTTTATTTATAGCCTGAATCTTAATCATAAACATATTGCAGAAATCAAAATTCACGGACAGATAAAGCAAACACCCGTTTTTGTACCAAGTGTTGGTCGTTTTCCTCAAGGAATGATTGTTAATATTCCTCTACATCGCAATTTATTCATAAAATCAGCTAGTTGTTCTAATCTTCGTGAAATTCTTTCTATTTATTACAATGGACAAAATACAATATCCATTGCATCAAAAGAAGAAACCGAAACACTAACCAAACTAGATCCAGAATCTTTAGCACATAAAGATAATATGAAACTTTTTGTTTTTGGCAATGAAAATGAAGGTATTTTCAATCTTTGTTCTATATTAGATAATCTGGGAAAGGGAGCATCTGCATCCGTTGTTCAAAATCTTGATTTAATGATCTCAGCAAAGTGAAATTTTCTTAAGGAAGAATTCTCATTTAAGCGCAAGATATGCTCCCTTGGTGGCACGCCAATGAGCAACTGAAAAGCACAATACTACCAATGCAATACTTTGATGAATAAGAGCCCAACTAATTGGTACTTCATTTAATAATGTAATAATACCCAAAAATGCCTGAACGACTATGATAATAAATAACAAAAATGCACGACGAGCATGCGTTGAGTGGGGATTTTTTTTATTTACATACAAAACATGAATAATCGCTATAATAAATAAAAAATAAGCAAAAAAACGATGTATAAATTGCACTGTCAAAGGATTTTCAAATAAACTGAGCCAAAACGGATTATAATTTAGTAATCCATCAGGTACAATCTGTCCATCCATCAATGGCCATGTATTATAAACCTTACCTGCATGGAGACCGGCAACTAAAGCACCAAAATAAATCTCAATTAAAATGCAAAAAACCAACCAACCAGCAAAACGTTGTACTGCTTGATCTGCAGGTTGCTCTGAATATTCTGTAAGACCTCGAGATAAATAAGTAACAAAAATAATAACAAAACATGCCGTTATTAGGTGAATTGCTAAACGATATTGACTAACACTTGTCAAATTGCTTTGACCTAAACCAGAAGCTACCATCCACCAGCCAATAATACCTTGAATAGCAATAAGAATTGGTACAGCCATAAGCTGAAAAAAAATCTTTTTTTCAATACGCTTAGTAGCCCAAAACCAAATTAAACCAAACAAAGCTACAAGACCAACAAAACGGCCAAGAAAACGGTGTCCCCATTCCCACAAAAAAATCACTTTAAATGCATTTAAAGTCATATCGCGATTGAGAACCTTATACTGAGCTATCTGTTGATACTTTAAGAACTCTTCCTGCCATTGTTCTATACTAATCGGAGGAATTACACCATAAATCGGCTTCCATTCAGTTATCGATAATCCAGACCCTGTTAAACGGGTAGCTCCACCTATTAAAACAATCGCTAAACAAAGCAATAAAACAGCATAAAGCCATATCTGAATCTGTCTTCGATTTTGTTTTTGCATCGGTGTCAAAGCTATATCGTTCAATCTTTTTATTATCACTTTTGATTGTCTCCAGTTCATCTAAAACTGCAAATTTCAAAAATTTAAACATTTAAGTTTTATTCATTTTAATATACTCAAACATTAATTTTCTATAAAAACAAAGCCTTATTATAAAATATAATTATTACTATTTTCTCATATTACAATTATGAGTTTACGTGATAAACAACTTTTGGAAACTTATATACCATATGTGCCATCCAATTATGTTTATCAAGTGGAACACTACAA of Bartonella sp. JB63 contains these proteins:
- a CDS encoding COX15/CtaA family protein, yielding MIIKRLNDIALTPMQKQNRRQIQIWLYAVLLLCLAIVLIGGATRLTGSGLSITEWKPIYGVIPPISIEQWQEEFLKYQQIAQYKVLNRDMTLNAFKVIFLWEWGHRFLGRFVGLVALFGLIWFWATKRIEKKIFFQLMAVPILIAIQGIIGWWMVASGLGQSNLTSVSQYRLAIHLITACFVIIFVTYLSRGLTEYSEQPADQAVQRFAGWLVFCILIEIYFGALVAGLHAGKVYNTWPLMDGQIVPDGLLNYNPFWLSLFENPLTVQFIHRFFAYFLFIIAIIHVLYVNKKNPHSTHARRAFLLFIIIVVQAFLGIITLLNEVPISWALIHQSIALVVLCFSVAHWRATKGAYLALK